The following DNA comes from Chitinivorax tropicus.
CCCACTTCAAACAGCGCACCGACAAAGTCGACGGCGGCCCCCTGCTACAAGCGATCCTGGCGGCCATCGAGCGGCAAGACCAGGCCGACGGCGTATTGAGCCTGCGCGACCAGCAAAAAGCCCAGACCGTCCCCTGGCTGGCAGACCGGCTGAGCCGCCTGATCGTGGGCTATGAAAGCGAATGGCACTGGGACAGCGGGAAATGGGACGAACTGGACAGCCTGATGGGGGAGGGCCTGCCAGACTGGCAAGCGGAGAAGACACGGATCAAGCGACTGGCGTTCTGGGACGAAGTGAGCAGCATCGCAGGCTTCCCGACGGGGCCGAAGGCATTCCATCTGCATCCGGGGGGATTGGTGGGGAATTTTGCTCTAACAATGGGTCGTGTAACTTTACGTATGCTCTTAGAGGTTTTTGATACAGCAAAAAATCATGAGTTTATACGGGCCATAGCCGATGAATTAAATCAAAATTTGGAAAGTTATAAGCTAAATACCCCACTGAGGATTTCGCATTTTTTTGCACAAGTACTGCAAGAGGTTGGGAGAAATTGTAGAGTAGTTGAAATTTTTGATTATCCTCCCGCAGGGTTGATTAATACGTTTGGCTATTTTAGTA
Coding sequences within:
- a CDS encoding glycoside hydrolase family 19 protein; this encodes HFKQRTDKVDGGPLLQAILAAIERQDQADGVLSLRDQQKAQTVPWLADRLSRLIVGYESEWHWDSGKWDELDSLMGEGLPDWQAEKTRIKRLAFWDEVSSIAGFPTGPKAFHLHPGGLVGNFALTMGRVTLRMLLEVFDTAKNHEFIRAIADELNQNLESYKLNTPLRISHFFAQVLQEVGRNCRVVEIFDYPPAGLINTFGYFSKNKKEAEMYGRTADHPADQEAIANRAYSNRNGHGGPETGDGWKYRGRGLKMLTWRANYDDFRDKYPLIWSGESIDAVQNPDLLLEPKYALRSAVFFWLRYNLFNIADKGSSDECVDSITAVINKGTDSYEARRSNFQKIWSKGIFNDI